From the Phycisphaerales bacterium AB-hyl4 genome, one window contains:
- a CDS encoding LacI family DNA-binding transcriptional regulator produces MSDEVAGVEASPRRATILDVARAADVAPSTVSLVTNGTGYVSEEKRRVIEEVVRQVGYRPRGRRKTTSATPATRSASRSSASSSASPSSAQTRTLDVVVLYVPMRGRAGAITATVVSVLEGANTAFAARQIRPSLIAAADHIDDDAILLSHLRSRQIDGAILMGVGRGSDPGYIQHLDAANVPCVFVGHRATEQGVSSVNADFFRGSVLAAEHLQGLGHQRIGFVGFSEAHWPTAERLRGYQQTLKQHGLPVDEPYYTHGVKAGQHEEAMSAYLRSALDRGCTGFLMGDFYAELAVPILEGFGCDVPGDVSIVGFDHLGHKVGRRSLALTSVAYDKPFLGVTAVQTLLEIIESDGRLTAANKTIGVNLYQGATTAAAAGASQS; encoded by the coding sequence GTGAGTGACGAAGTGGCTGGCGTGGAAGCCTCGCCGCGGCGGGCGACCATACTTGATGTGGCGCGGGCGGCGGACGTGGCGCCCAGTACGGTCTCGCTGGTGACCAACGGCACGGGATACGTCAGCGAAGAGAAGCGACGCGTGATTGAGGAAGTTGTCCGTCAGGTAGGGTATCGGCCCCGCGGCCGACGCAAGACGACGTCGGCGACGCCCGCGACGCGGTCAGCGAGTCGATCGTCCGCCTCGTCGTCCGCCTCACCATCTTCGGCGCAGACACGGACGTTGGATGTGGTGGTGCTCTACGTTCCGATGCGCGGACGAGCCGGGGCGATTACCGCAACGGTGGTGTCCGTGCTTGAGGGGGCCAACACGGCGTTCGCGGCGCGGCAGATCCGCCCGAGCCTCATCGCCGCTGCGGACCATATTGATGACGATGCGATTCTGCTGAGCCACCTTCGCAGTCGGCAGATCGATGGCGCGATTCTGATGGGTGTGGGGCGGGGCTCCGACCCCGGCTATATCCAGCATCTTGATGCGGCGAACGTTCCCTGTGTGTTTGTCGGTCATCGCGCGACGGAGCAGGGCGTCAGCAGTGTCAATGCCGACTTCTTCCGTGGCAGCGTGCTCGCCGCTGAGCATCTGCAAGGTCTGGGGCATCAGCGCATCGGGTTCGTCGGGTTTTCCGAGGCCCATTGGCCCACCGCCGAGCGCCTGCGTGGGTATCAGCAGACGTTGAAACAGCATGGGCTGCCGGTTGACGAGCCGTATTACACCCATGGCGTCAAGGCAGGCCAACACGAGGAGGCGATGTCGGCCTACCTTCGCAGTGCGTTGGACCGCGGCTGCACCGGCTTCCTGATGGGCGACTTCTACGCCGAGCTCGCGGTACCGATTCTCGAAGGTTTCGGCTGCGACGTGCCGGGCGACGTGTCAATCGTCGGGTTTGACCACTTGGGGCACAAGGTCGGCCGACGCTCGCTGGCGCTGACCTCGGTCGCGTATGACAAGCCGTTCCTTGGTGTGACGGCGGTGCAGACGCTGCTTGAGATCATCGAGTCGGACGGACGGCTTACCGCGGCGAACAAGACGATCGGCGTCAACCTGTATCAAGGCGCGACCACGGCGGCGGCAGCAGGGGCATCTCAATCCTGA
- a CDS encoding DUF1559 domain-containing protein translates to MMFVATVHKRQTRGFTLIELLVVISIIALLIAILLPALASAREAARNISCGSNLRQIGIAVAAYQAEHNDFFPQGRARTSALGRPEGARDSRNSNWNSLLWFDGYVSDLELYICPSFAGAATPWLDPAVHGRASLGHDKHAHVHYGANELTVYGWLAGGANRPDNILSSIRPDDIPKPSNTASHVDSAFGGTVTTFVSPAPDNVNLPHGAGRIAGGNWVPHTRHQGNNANFLMTDGHVESVKGPEGWAWATTDHPAFGWTSDSWWRVRK, encoded by the coding sequence ATGATGTTTGTGGCCACGGTGCATAAAAGACAAACGCGAGGCTTCACCCTCATTGAGTTGCTAGTGGTTATTTCGATCATCGCTTTGCTTATTGCAATCCTGCTGCCGGCCCTCGCGTCGGCACGGGAAGCAGCGCGGAACATCAGTTGCGGTAGCAATCTTCGGCAAATCGGTATTGCTGTGGCTGCGTACCAGGCGGAGCACAATGACTTTTTCCCCCAAGGCCGGGCAAGAACGAGCGCCCTCGGCCGTCCCGAAGGCGCCAGGGATTCGCGCAACAGCAACTGGAACTCCCTGCTCTGGTTCGATGGGTATGTTTCAGACCTCGAACTCTATATCTGCCCCTCCTTTGCGGGTGCTGCGACACCTTGGCTGGATCCCGCTGTGCATGGCCGTGCCAGCCTCGGCCATGACAAGCATGCCCACGTCCACTATGGCGCGAACGAACTGACCGTGTATGGTTGGCTTGCAGGCGGGGCAAACAGGCCTGACAACATCCTCTCGTCCATACGCCCCGACGACATTCCTAAACCATCGAACACAGCCAGCCATGTTGACAGCGCTTTTGGCGGTACCGTCACAACATTCGTCTCTCCCGCCCCTGACAACGTGAACCTCCCGCACGGTGCCGGGCGCATCGCCGGCGGCAACTGGGTGCCGCACACGCGACACCAAGGCAATAACGCGAACTTCCTCATGACCGATGGCCATGTTGAATCGGTCAAGGGCCCGGAAGGCTGGGCGTGGGCGACGACGGATCATCCGGCTTTCGGTTGGACCTCTGACTCGTGGTGGCGCGTCAGGAAGTGA
- a CDS encoding glycoside hydrolase domain-containing protein translates to MMDHGERTQQMQMRRRSMSMLAWGVAVTVTAGGGLPLHASDEATSAEAEQVYQRKWTEAELREVREASQEWFGQPVVRMDYAPPPWTPMVVDGQAIESWGKVYRYSDSVLPVQMTSQALELLAGEPRFVLRSDGQEHEFREAEVTIEKVHEGLVQATAVSQSGPFTLEVKVGYEFDGMGKVEVALSADGSPTVESLHLELPISAERAQLFHMTGSRHVLPIPEEQRRGAAAPPISDSGWVPEETWQLDAFREILWFGDQTAGLSWFADGMHGWPISGEDEIQVLEPERDGARLLRVKFADRSFTLDEPLELVFGLQATPMRPRRDDFRSRVGWMLPDFDGPVEMRWRWGDGYYYPFHETYPEKAREDVEAVRAQGRELLTTSSLEYFGPHRFYKTPYGVVDHPGMIHREVLFWKDQWNQVRTFEGSVSDAQQRHEEALRRHEAGDPGGRSVEEVLALDRHTAEGEWYGQEWRPSTYPERFCYNETSSFADYYTWKLKELVEQTGKAAIYLDQQLYYCANPDHGCGYVNYDGEWMGQGNVFGMRDAAKRLYFAFVEGNGTAPLVMWHSSHQLIIPAISFAEIFWEGEKYTIPDHERSILGREFYSEFLDEAVMQVQHMGKPFGFTGDFLPQLTRAQLRSMPITSPAVASARDMVGLMLIHDSHLDAYRPLTYHGDLISHILTKRATYPLDEMQVSYYWEDDALVHVEQSDVRFIMHYDDEHALLILFNWSGEMQRAQVSIDPPTQSTGEPTVHDVFSKEQFGQDLQNFEIDLLPRDFRMLEVRW, encoded by the coding sequence ATGATGGATCACGGCGAAAGGACACAGCAGATGCAGATGCGCAGGCGATCGATGAGCATGCTGGCATGGGGGGTGGCGGTAACGGTGACGGCGGGCGGTGGGTTGCCGCTGCACGCCTCCGACGAGGCCACGTCGGCCGAGGCTGAGCAGGTTTATCAGCGCAAGTGGACGGAAGCGGAGCTGCGCGAAGTGCGCGAAGCCAGCCAGGAGTGGTTCGGCCAACCGGTGGTGCGGATGGACTACGCTCCGCCGCCGTGGACGCCGATGGTCGTGGACGGTCAGGCGATCGAAAGCTGGGGCAAGGTGTATCGCTACAGCGATTCGGTCTTGCCGGTGCAGATGACCAGCCAGGCTCTGGAACTGCTGGCGGGCGAGCCGCGGTTCGTGCTGCGCTCGGACGGACAGGAACATGAATTTCGCGAGGCCGAGGTCACGATTGAAAAGGTGCACGAGGGACTGGTGCAGGCGACGGCGGTTTCGCAGTCCGGCCCGTTCACGCTCGAGGTGAAGGTTGGTTACGAGTTTGACGGGATGGGCAAGGTGGAGGTGGCGCTGTCGGCCGACGGTTCGCCGACGGTGGAGAGCCTGCATCTGGAGTTGCCGATTTCGGCCGAGCGGGCGCAGTTGTTTCACATGACCGGCTCGCGGCACGTGTTGCCGATTCCCGAGGAGCAGCGACGCGGAGCCGCGGCGCCGCCGATTTCCGACTCGGGTTGGGTGCCGGAGGAAACGTGGCAGCTGGATGCGTTCCGCGAGATTTTGTGGTTCGGCGATCAGACGGCGGGGCTGTCGTGGTTTGCCGACGGGATGCACGGCTGGCCGATCTCGGGCGAGGATGAAATCCAGGTGCTTGAACCGGAGCGCGATGGGGCGCGCTTGCTGCGGGTGAAGTTCGCAGACCGGTCGTTTACGTTGGACGAGCCGTTGGAACTGGTCTTCGGGTTGCAGGCGACGCCGATGCGTCCGCGGCGGGACGACTTCCGTTCGCGCGTGGGCTGGATGTTGCCGGACTTCGATGGGCCGGTCGAGATGCGATGGCGTTGGGGTGATGGGTATTACTATCCGTTCCATGAAACCTATCCGGAGAAGGCACGCGAGGACGTGGAGGCCGTGCGGGCGCAGGGCCGTGAGCTGTTGACGACGTCGTCGCTCGAATACTTCGGGCCGCACCGCTTTTACAAGACGCCGTATGGTGTGGTGGATCATCCGGGCATGATCCATCGCGAGGTGCTTTTCTGGAAAGACCAGTGGAACCAGGTGCGCACGTTCGAGGGATCGGTCAGCGACGCCCAGCAACGTCACGAGGAAGCGTTGCGACGGCATGAGGCAGGCGATCCCGGCGGCCGAAGCGTGGAAGAAGTTCTTGCGCTTGACCGCCACACCGCCGAGGGCGAGTGGTACGGTCAGGAGTGGCGGCCGAGCACTTACCCCGAACGCTTCTGTTACAACGAGACTTCCTCCTTCGCTGACTACTACACGTGGAAGCTCAAGGAACTCGTGGAGCAAACGGGCAAGGCGGCCATCTACCTCGACCAGCAGCTTTACTACTGTGCCAACCCCGACCACGGCTGCGGCTACGTCAACTATGACGGCGAATGGATGGGGCAGGGCAACGTGTTTGGCATGCGCGATGCCGCAAAACGGCTTTATTTCGCCTTCGTGGAAGGCAACGGCACGGCACCGCTGGTGATGTGGCATTCCTCGCATCAACTGATCATTCCCGCGATCTCTTTCGCCGAGATCTTCTGGGAAGGCGAGAAGTACACCATCCCCGACCACGAACGCAGCATCCTCGGCCGGGAGTTTTACAGCGAGTTTCTCGATGAGGCCGTGATGCAGGTGCAACATATGGGCAAGCCCTTCGGCTTCACCGGCGACTTCCTGCCACAACTGACCCGCGCGCAGCTTCGCAGTATGCCCATCACCTCACCCGCCGTCGCTTCCGCACGCGACATGGTGGGCCTGATGCTCATTCATGACTCGCACCTCGATGCGTACAGGCCGTTGACCTATCACGGCGACCTGATCAGCCACATCCTCACGAAACGGGCCACCTACCCGCTGGACGAGATGCAGGTCAGCTATTACTGGGAAGACGATGCGCTGGTTCATGTCGAGCAGTCGGACGTTCGGTTCATCATGCATTACGACGATGAGCACGCGCTGCTGATCCTCTTTAACTGGAGCGGCGAAATGCAACGCGCGCAAGTGAGCATCGATCCGCCGACGCAGTCGACAGGCGAGCCCACAGTTCATGACGTTTTCTCGAAAGAGCAGTTCGGCCAGGATCTGCAAAATTTCGAAATCGACCTGCTGCCACGCGATTTCCGCATGCTTGAGGTGCGTTGGTAA
- a CDS encoding Gfo/Idh/MocA family protein — MNKSRIGVVGCGVIGSFHVRSSVQSAYADAVAVADVNEASAQALADKHGVAKVYGDAQKLFADPDVDGVVLALPANLRRRLALAALQAGKHVLIEKPAALNDDEVQQIMAAQNGQVVMCCQNRYEFTPSARAAARHVASGALGKLRLVRVRGVTSPMKPPPAQPPVWRLRRDLNGGGIMANWGCYDLHYMLSVLNWSVTPQTVMAQMWPIGGPFADYADPSSDAETHLLMFVRCADEVVISFERAELLATPPSKAWEIIGENGTLVLEMTPGNEKQVVFYRRDPGNQGVTSDVIWSGEEDGFMPHQGTLDAFALAIQRNDGSPKPLRQASFVQRLTDAAYQSSETGQTVTVDFTDHGAALSPDEFEQVPTVALAEPPATD; from the coding sequence ATGAATAAGTCTCGTATCGGCGTCGTCGGCTGCGGCGTCATCGGTTCATTCCACGTTCGTTCCTCTGTACAGTCTGCTTACGCCGACGCGGTCGCCGTTGCCGACGTAAACGAAGCATCGGCGCAGGCACTGGCTGATAAGCATGGCGTTGCGAAGGTCTACGGCGATGCGCAGAAGCTCTTTGCCGACCCTGATGTCGATGGTGTCGTCCTGGCGCTGCCGGCGAACCTGCGAAGGCGGTTGGCGTTGGCGGCCCTTCAAGCGGGCAAGCATGTGCTGATCGAGAAGCCGGCCGCGCTGAACGATGACGAGGTACAGCAGATCATGGCGGCGCAGAACGGGCAGGTCGTCATGTGCTGCCAGAACCGCTATGAGTTTACGCCTTCGGCGCGAGCCGCCGCGCGGCATGTCGCCAGCGGTGCGCTGGGCAAGCTGCGGCTGGTTCGGGTGCGTGGCGTGACATCGCCTATGAAACCACCGCCGGCTCAACCACCGGTGTGGCGACTTCGGCGGGATCTCAATGGCGGCGGGATCATGGCGAACTGGGGCTGCTACGACCTGCACTACATGCTGTCGGTGCTGAACTGGAGCGTGACGCCACAGACCGTGATGGCGCAGATGTGGCCGATCGGCGGACCGTTTGCCGACTATGCCGACCCAAGCTCGGACGCGGAAACACACCTGCTGATGTTCGTCCGTTGTGCGGACGAAGTGGTGATCTCGTTCGAGCGGGCCGAGCTGCTCGCGACGCCGCCAAGCAAGGCGTGGGAGATCATCGGCGAGAACGGCACGTTGGTTCTTGAGATGACGCCGGGTAATGAGAAGCAGGTCGTTTTCTATCGCCGCGACCCCGGCAACCAGGGCGTGACCTCGGACGTGATCTGGTCGGGCGAAGAGGATGGCTTCATGCCGCACCAGGGAACGCTGGATGCCTTCGCGCTGGCCATCCAGCGGAACGACGGTTCGCCCAAGCCGTTGCGGCAAGCGTCGTTCGTACAGCGACTCACCGACGCAGCGTACCAGAGCTCGGAAACAGGGCAGACGGTGACGGTTGACTTTACGGACCATGGCGCTGCGCTGTCGCCCGACGAGTTCGAACAGGTGCCGACCGTAGCGCTGGCCGAACCGCCCGCGACGGACTGA
- a CDS encoding M20/M25/M40 family metallo-hydrolase: protein MTDLPSTAADVIAQARELLAAIVQVGAPTGGEAVRAAWIARWLREQGVGNVEIDEVHNVTVRLGPEEGRPLLIDAHTDTVFDDERPPLTKTATRWCAPGIMDNTAACALLMCWAAQVGSGLVALPRPVLLSFSVGEEGQGDLRGVKHLSQVWRDRPTAALVLDLGLEEVSRVCVGSDRMQVTIGCRGGHSWNDFGDPTAIHAACRWIADLEKVAPWSRNRLSYNVGILRGGDRITTLAATAEVSLDLRSIDPALLAEAKEAVLRSLHTAAPASAYSVRVEPVGFRPAGALPETHALLAALQETHRELDLPLTERPLSTNANWFIHQGVPSLCTGIVRGAGYHSREEYIEVASLAQGWQKLTRLVDRLLNCQCEAM from the coding sequence ATGACCGACCTTCCTTCCACCGCTGCCGACGTGATCGCCCAGGCGCGTGAACTGCTCGCAGCAATCGTGCAGGTCGGCGCGCCGACGGGCGGGGAAGCGGTCCGGGCGGCCTGGATCGCTCGCTGGCTACGCGAGCAAGGCGTTGGCAACGTTGAGATCGATGAGGTCCACAACGTGACCGTCAGACTCGGGCCTGAGGAAGGTCGGCCGTTGCTGATCGACGCGCACACGGACACGGTCTTTGACGACGAACGGCCGCCGCTGACCAAGACCGCGACTCGCTGGTGCGCCCCGGGCATCATGGACAACACCGCGGCGTGTGCCTTGTTGATGTGCTGGGCAGCGCAAGTGGGGAGCGGCCTGGTCGCGCTGCCGAGACCTGTCCTTCTGAGCTTCTCCGTTGGCGAAGAGGGCCAAGGCGATCTGCGGGGCGTCAAGCATTTGTCGCAAGTCTGGCGCGATCGGCCGACGGCGGCACTTGTGTTGGACCTCGGCCTGGAGGAGGTCAGCCGGGTGTGCGTCGGCAGCGATCGCATGCAGGTGACGATCGGCTGTCGAGGCGGCCATAGCTGGAACGACTTCGGCGATCCCACCGCGATCCACGCTGCTTGCCGATGGATCGCCGACCTTGAAAAGGTTGCACCGTGGTCACGGAATCGGCTGAGCTACAACGTCGGCATCCTGCGCGGGGGCGACCGCATTACCACGCTCGCTGCGACGGCGGAGGTGTCGCTGGACTTACGCAGCATCGACCCGGCACTGTTGGCGGAGGCGAAGGAGGCGGTGCTGCGATCGCTTCACACGGCCGCCCCTGCGTCGGCTTACAGTGTTCGGGTCGAGCCGGTCGGCTTCCGTCCCGCAGGCGCGCTGCCTGAGACGCATGCACTGCTGGCCGCCTTGCAGGAAACACACCGCGAACTTGACTTGCCGCTGACGGAGCGCCCCCTGAGCACCAACGCCAACTGGTTTATCCACCAGGGCGTTCCGTCGCTGTGCACCGGCATCGTGCGCGGGGCGGGCTATCACAGCCGCGAGGAATACATCGAAGTGGCATCGTTGGCGCAGGGCTGGCAGAAGCTCACCCGTCTGGTCGACCGCCTGCTGAACTGCCAATGCGAAGCGATGTGA
- a CDS encoding GTPase/DUF3482 domain-containing protein: protein MSPNFPAAAPLKVAVVGHTNTGKTSLLRTLTRDTTFGEVSDSPATTRDVRGAALTVEGQPIAELYDTPGLEDPIALLERLEQLRGGERAIGHDLVQRFLAHDDARRVFAQEAKAIRQVMASDVALYVIDARESVLGKYRDEVAILTYCARPIVPVLNFIASPTARATEWRDELARLNLHAVAEFDTLELGEMSEQRLFEKMRTLLDSHREQIDAIIADRHRMRDALIANAANTIAELLIDAAAYVVRTPVDDEAKLAAAIDTLQQRIREREQRTVDQLLEDFRFRSDDYLPTDLPFKDGQWQFDLFNPETQRRFGVRTGGGAATGAAVGLIADIASAGLTLGTGTVLGAAIGGIVGSGAAEGRRLLNRIRGYRELCCDDATLITLTLRQLNLVRTLLRRGHASLTPVRLDTYDARPGKPAAPPRLPSPLRRARAQPNWSHIGSSKHARPGGTDRRRAAVSELSQLLSEKLRIPADRPINLL from the coding sequence ATGAGCCCCAACTTCCCTGCCGCCGCGCCACTCAAAGTTGCCGTCGTCGGCCACACCAACACGGGCAAAACCTCGCTTCTGCGCACGCTCACCCGCGACACCACGTTCGGCGAGGTCTCCGACAGCCCCGCCACCACGCGTGACGTTCGCGGGGCGGCCCTCACCGTCGAAGGCCAACCGATCGCCGAGCTTTATGACACGCCAGGACTGGAAGACCCGATCGCACTGCTCGAACGCCTCGAACAACTGCGCGGCGGCGAGCGCGCGATCGGCCACGATCTCGTGCAACGCTTCCTCGCCCACGACGATGCCCGTCGTGTGTTCGCGCAGGAAGCCAAAGCCATCCGCCAGGTCATGGCCAGCGACGTCGCGCTCTACGTGATCGACGCCCGCGAGTCTGTGCTGGGCAAGTACCGCGACGAGGTGGCCATCCTCACCTACTGCGCCCGGCCGATCGTGCCGGTGCTCAATTTCATCGCCTCGCCAACCGCCCGCGCCACCGAGTGGCGTGATGAGCTTGCCAGGCTCAACCTGCACGCCGTGGCCGAGTTCGACACGCTTGAGCTTGGTGAGATGAGTGAGCAGCGTCTCTTTGAGAAGATGCGTACCTTGCTCGACAGTCATCGCGAGCAGATCGACGCGATCATCGCCGACCGTCATCGGATGCGCGATGCACTGATCGCCAATGCTGCGAACACGATCGCCGAGTTGCTCATCGACGCGGCCGCGTATGTTGTCCGCACGCCTGTTGATGATGAAGCGAAACTCGCCGCGGCGATCGACACGCTTCAGCAACGCATCCGCGAGCGCGAGCAGCGCACCGTCGATCAGTTGCTCGAAGACTTCCGCTTTCGAAGCGACGACTACCTGCCCACGGATCTGCCGTTCAAGGATGGGCAATGGCAGTTTGACTTGTTCAACCCGGAAACGCAGCGGCGCTTCGGCGTACGCACCGGCGGCGGCGCTGCGACCGGCGCGGCTGTGGGCCTCATCGCCGACATCGCCTCCGCCGGCCTCACGCTCGGCACGGGCACGGTGCTCGGGGCTGCCATCGGCGGCATCGTCGGCTCAGGCGCCGCCGAGGGCCGACGCCTGCTCAACCGCATCCGTGGCTACCGCGAACTCTGCTGCGACGACGCCACGCTCATCACCCTCACCCTGCGCCAACTTAACCTCGTCCGCACCCTGCTCCGTCGCGGCCACGCCAGTCTCACGCCCGTTCGACTCGATACATACGACGCTCGTCCCGGCAAGCCCGCCGCTCCGCCACGACTGCCCAGCCCACTTCGCCGAGCCCGTGCTCAGCCGAATTGGTCCCATATCGGCAGTTCAAAGCATGCCAGGCCTGGCGGCACGGACCGCCGCCGCGCTGCCGTGAGTGAATTGAGTCAACTGCTCAGTGAGAAGCTGCGCATTCCCGCTGATCGTCCGATCAACCTTTTATGA
- a CDS encoding DUF2868 domain-containing protein: protein MSAEAHHDKATQLRFNDRMLAEAVQAYEASAGPLLGAPSAEAAAREAGGGLEQRVVKRAAALPVAKPLRNALARMRQVGGWAVTVAIVVWALLGAGAARGALEIGPAGQAGEAVNVFGVLAVLLGLQTLLLLVWVLAMLVWPGGAGQGSLGAKVVAAGQWVTGRLHQGDEAMAAIDATGTAVTRSRLGVWLFGGISHAMWLSFNVGCLLMLAGMLSVRAYVFAWETTILTPEAYVWMTGVLGAAPTWLGLTVPTAEQVLATQASDAATLDRDALVAARDAWAGLLLGAVLAYGLAPRLLLLLMCGLFAWRAQRRYRLDMDEPYYQRLRDRLMPSVQALGVIDPAEADSEPATAADALPAHEPTTRAVGPPAIVAVEVRSNEGPWPPTVDGVAWRDLGFVDDRTTRQQVIDELTQSDTEPTALVIVCELAATPDRGTQRYLQALRQAVTRSPVLLLTGGQAVRDRGGAEMVERRLMQWRELARQIGMDDQHVLDLDLDHATDTSLHRLAALLPDVEATASPHAPAARQLEAAFDVIVTHCNQWSAPPDASARMKLHHDIAATYRKNSDPRTWRKLLDLPSDLREQSPADWQTKVRDSAERAVSLLPPSLRLRPRWLAAGAASGALGCVAAATLLSPFVIAALPSWSLIGAAIAGAMQPRASDKSRHATDADNMLQSEDFTEAVDAAAMFAMLLELQGRGEATISRVLDRVLADVDDARRLASADDVRSWLETLRHRFDMALAAEVRP from the coding sequence ATGTCGGCCGAAGCGCATCACGACAAGGCGACACAGTTGCGGTTCAACGACCGGATGCTGGCGGAAGCGGTGCAGGCGTATGAGGCCTCGGCTGGCCCGTTGCTCGGCGCGCCCTCCGCGGAAGCGGCGGCACGCGAGGCGGGCGGCGGGCTGGAGCAACGTGTCGTAAAACGTGCGGCTGCGCTGCCGGTGGCGAAGCCGTTGCGCAATGCGCTGGCACGGATGCGACAGGTTGGCGGGTGGGCGGTGACGGTGGCGATCGTCGTGTGGGCGCTGCTGGGGGCCGGGGCGGCGCGAGGGGCGTTGGAGATCGGCCCCGCCGGTCAGGCCGGGGAAGCGGTGAATGTGTTTGGTGTACTGGCAGTGCTGCTGGGGTTGCAGACGTTGCTGTTGCTGGTGTGGGTGTTGGCGATGCTGGTCTGGCCTGGCGGCGCGGGGCAGGGCTCGCTGGGGGCGAAAGTGGTTGCGGCGGGTCAGTGGGTGACGGGGCGATTGCATCAAGGCGATGAAGCGATGGCGGCGATCGACGCGACGGGCACAGCCGTGACGCGCAGTCGCCTGGGTGTGTGGCTGTTCGGCGGGATCAGCCACGCGATGTGGCTTTCGTTCAACGTGGGCTGTCTGTTGATGTTGGCCGGCATGCTGAGCGTGCGAGCGTACGTGTTCGCGTGGGAGACGACAATCCTCACGCCCGAGGCGTACGTCTGGATGACGGGTGTACTCGGCGCGGCTCCGACATGGTTGGGCTTAACCGTGCCCACGGCCGAGCAGGTACTCGCAACGCAGGCCAGCGACGCCGCGACGCTCGACCGCGATGCGCTCGTCGCAGCACGCGACGCATGGGCGGGCCTGCTGCTTGGTGCGGTGCTTGCGTACGGGCTCGCTCCGCGGCTGCTGCTGCTGCTCATGTGCGGCCTGTTCGCGTGGCGTGCACAGCGACGCTATCGCCTGGATATGGATGAGCCTTATTATCAGCGACTGCGCGATCGGCTGATGCCAAGCGTGCAGGCGTTGGGTGTGATTGACCCGGCCGAAGCGGATAGCGAGCCAGCGACGGCAGCGGACGCATTGCCCGCGCATGAGCCGACGACGCGCGCGGTCGGGCCGCCGGCGATTGTTGCGGTGGAGGTGCGGTCAAATGAGGGGCCCTGGCCACCGACGGTAGACGGCGTGGCGTGGCGGGACCTCGGCTTTGTCGATGATCGCACGACGCGGCAGCAGGTGATTGATGAGCTGACGCAAAGCGATACCGAGCCGACGGCGCTGGTGATCGTGTGCGAACTCGCCGCGACACCCGACCGGGGCACGCAACGCTACCTGCAAGCGCTGCGACAAGCGGTCACACGCTCGCCCGTGCTGCTGTTGACCGGTGGGCAGGCGGTGCGTGACCGCGGCGGCGCGGAGATGGTCGAACGCCGACTCATGCAATGGCGCGAGCTGGCCCGGCAGATCGGTATGGACGATCAGCACGTGCTCGACCTCGACCTCGATCATGCGACAGACACGAGCCTGCATCGGCTTGCCGCCCTGCTGCCGGATGTTGAAGCGACCGCCTCGCCGCACGCGCCCGCCGCTCGGCAACTCGAGGCGGCATTCGACGTGATTGTGACGCATTGCAACCAATGGTCCGCGCCGCCGGATGCGTCGGCTCGTATGAAGTTGCATCACGACATCGCCGCGACATATCGCAAAAACAGCGACCCGCGCACGTGGCGTAAACTGCTCGACCTGCCGAGCGACCTGCGTGAGCAATCGCCCGCTGACTGGCAGACGAAGGTGCGCGACAGCGCTGAGCGGGCGGTATCGCTATTGCCGCCAAGCCTGCGATTGCGCCCACGTTGGCTCGCAGCGGGTGCGGCGTCGGGGGCGTTAGGCTGCGTGGCGGCGGCGACGTTGCTTTCACCGTTCGTGATTGCGGCCTTGCCGAGTTGGTCGTTGATCGGCGCGGCGATCGCAGGCGCAATGCAGCCGCGAGCTTCCGACAAAAGCCGCCACGCCACCGACGCCGATAATATGCTGCAAAGTGAGGATTTCACCGAAGCCGTCGATGCCGCGGCCATGTTCGCCATGCTGCTTGAGTTGCAAGGCCGAGGCGAAGCGACCATCTCGCGCGTGCTTGATCGTGTGCTTGCCGATGTAGACGACGCGCGTCGCCTTGCCTCGGCTGACGACGTGCGAAGCTGGCTTGAGACGCTGCGTCATCGCTTTGACATGGCCCTCGCCGCGGAGGTACGGCCATGA
- a CDS encoding glycine cleavage system protein R has translation MYDSFVLTVVGPDRRGLVESLSETIAAEHGNWVESRMATVGGQFAGLVWLTVPTEHAASLEKALQGLANDRLHIVVQRAERSTPQPARTLRLEFVGHDRPGIVRDLARELSRRNINVEELTSDSYSAPMTGELLFKANVELGVPDDANMNELYQALEELREHLHLDLTYDEPQSAT, from the coding sequence ATGTATGACTCTTTCGTACTGACAGTTGTAGGCCCGGATCGCCGGGGCCTGGTTGAATCGCTTTCGGAAACCATTGCCGCCGAGCATGGCAACTGGGTGGAGAGCCGAATGGCGACGGTTGGCGGCCAGTTCGCTGGGCTCGTCTGGCTGACCGTGCCGACGGAGCACGCCGCCTCGCTGGAAAAGGCGTTGCAGGGGCTTGCGAACGATCGGCTGCATATCGTCGTTCAGCGGGCCGAGCGTTCGACGCCGCAGCCCGCTCGCACGCTCAGGCTGGAATTCGTAGGCCACGACCGCCCGGGCATCGTCCGCGACCTCGCCCGCGAGCTTAGCCGACGAAACATCAACGTCGAAGAACTCACCAGCGATTCATACAGCGCTCCGATGACCGGCGAGCTGCTGTTCAAAGCCAACGTGGAGCTTGGCGTTCCCGACGACGCGAACATGAACGAACTGTATCAGGCACTCGAAGAACTTCGCGAGCACCTCCACCTCGACCTGACCTATGACGAGCCACAGTCGGCCACCTGA